From the Deltaproteobacteria bacterium genome, one window contains:
- a CDS encoding NUDIX domain-containing protein: MVLSAGIIPVRLQEKTWKYLFLRAFRNWDFPKGVVEPGEDPLDAAKREVREETGISDLRFCWGYIYRETRPYSGGKKVARYYVAETRTLQVVFSVNPEIGRPEHHEYRWLTYGELKELAPQRLRDIITWVGTVIDSRPRLHK, translated from the coding sequence ATGGTGCTTTCAGCAGGAATCATACCGGTGAGACTACAGGAAAAAACATGGAAATACCTGTTTCTCAGGGCTTTTCGAAACTGGGATTTTCCAAAAGGAGTGGTGGAGCCGGGCGAAGATCCTCTGGACGCGGCAAAAAGAGAGGTCCGGGAAGAGACCGGGATATCTGATCTGCGCTTCTGCTGGGGATATATTTATCGGGAAACCAGACCCTATTCCGGCGGAAAGAAGGTCGCCAGATATTATGTTGCTGAAACCCGCACCCTTCAGGTGGTCTTTTCCGTTAACCCGGAGATCGGAAGACCGGAGCACCATGAATATCGCTGGCTCACCTATGGTGAGTTAAAGGAACTGGCGCCTCAAAGACTGAGGGATATTATCACATGGGTCGGCACGGTGATAGATTCCCGCCCTCGGTTGCACAAATAA
- a CDS encoding MarR family transcriptional regulator: MKPTSSEDITRKIGILIRRYARLRALHTKELAKNYDLSVSQLLCLQCLHGNGKMSMTDIADNIMVNVSTVTGIVDRLERKGFIERLREAGDRRIITIALTEKGRSLAANSPPAVHHKIVQAVKMLTEAEREEIFQALDCVSRLIDFGNVDQRSSMSPPRARKIRNNVDELQKYPGN; encoded by the coding sequence ATGAAACCAACCAGCAGTGAGGATATAACCAGAAAGATCGGTATCCTGATTCGCAGATATGCGCGATTGCGGGCACTGCATACCAAGGAATTGGCCAAAAACTATGATCTAAGTGTATCTCAACTGCTGTGCCTTCAATGCCTGCATGGAAACGGCAAGATGTCCATGACGGATATTGCGGATAATATCATGGTGAACGTGAGCACGGTTACGGGAATTGTAGACCGCTTGGAGCGAAAGGGCTTTATTGAAAGACTGAGGGAAGCAGGGGATCGAAGAATCATCACCATTGCCCTGACAGAGAAAGGGCGGTCCCTGGCCGCGAACAGTCCTCCTGCGGTTCACCACAAGATTGTTCAGGCGGTTAAAATGCTTACTGAAGCCGAGCGTGAAGAGATCTTTCAAGCCCTGGATTGTGTATCCAGGCTCATAGATTTTGGTAATGTTGACCAGAGGTCTTCCATGTCGCCGCCGCGAGCCCGGAAAATCCGGAACAATGTTGATGAGTTACAAAAATATCCAGGAAATTAG
- a CDS encoding NAD-binding protein: MKIIICGAGRITDELLKRIGENWEITLIEKEAAKLDPFPGRFPSVVRLMAEDASSPVVLQEAGLAEQDCVLAMTDDDPVNLAIARFAREADINNILAVVRDPEMLSEFQKLDIWTLSLASDTARKIYQFLKDPRIRILALGEGDAELMELTVSSQNLSRLQDMTSQRDPEWRVAGVLRNNTLLFPDHPSDIEEDDRLLVLGKSGLYAVFSDRLGEDRPHFPRTYGQQMILAVNDGTSCDATGLLNEAFYLAQGTQIEQIKAVHEKSASDIREALSRWSESLRIEVLEAEDGLNKSVISIAHGTDAGIVVLQYAGGSFLQSIFGNRLVKMRQKLPCPVLMAKFTNPYERLLIPFDGSQSSRRALEIGMDLSRQLHSIISVVTVVEPPYLHGRSSSDGEWERYILNQVRELSRVHNTRVEEHVRHGNPVKEILAIACDYQLLVIGSGEKETGLFSIDVTDILADKAPCSVLLA; encoded by the coding sequence ATGAAAATCATTATTTGCGGTGCCGGCCGGATTACCGATGAACTGCTCAAGCGGATCGGCGAGAATTGGGAGATTACGCTGATTGAAAAGGAGGCGGCCAAGCTGGACCCGTTTCCGGGCCGTTTTCCCAGCGTTGTTCGGCTGATGGCCGAAGACGCCTCCAGCCCGGTAGTGCTGCAGGAAGCCGGTTTGGCCGAACAGGACTGCGTACTGGCAATGACAGATGACGATCCCGTCAACCTGGCAATTGCGCGATTTGCAAGGGAGGCGGATATCAACAACATTCTGGCCGTGGTACGCGATCCCGAAATGCTCTCCGAGTTTCAGAAATTGGACATATGGACCCTTTCCCTGGCCTCGGATACGGCACGCAAGATCTACCAGTTCCTCAAGGATCCGCGTATTCGAATTCTCGCCCTAGGGGAAGGGGATGCGGAATTGATGGAACTCACGGTGAGCAGTCAGAATTTATCGCGTCTACAAGACATGACCTCTCAACGGGATCCGGAATGGCGTGTGGCAGGTGTGCTGCGAAACAACACCCTCCTCTTTCCCGACCACCCGTCGGATATAGAAGAAGACGACCGGTTGCTCGTTCTCGGAAAATCCGGACTCTACGCTGTTTTCTCCGACCGCCTTGGAGAGGATCGCCCGCACTTTCCGCGCACCTACGGTCAGCAGATGATCCTGGCCGTCAACGATGGAACGTCCTGTGATGCCACAGGCCTGCTGAACGAGGCCTTCTATCTCGCTCAGGGAACGCAGATCGAGCAGATCAAGGCGGTCCATGAAAAATCAGCCTCTGATATTCGGGAGGCCCTTTCCCGTTGGTCGGAAAGCCTGCGGATCGAGGTTTTGGAAGCTGAAGATGGCCTGAACAAAAGTGTGATATCGATCGCTCATGGAACAGATGCGGGTATCGTCGTCCTGCAGTACGCCGGCGGATCGTTCCTTCAATCCATTTTCGGAAATCGACTTGTCAAAATGCGCCAAAAATTGCCCTGTCCGGTTTTGATGGCCAAATTCACAAATCCTTACGAGCGATTGCTGATTCCATTTGATGGTTCACAGTCCAGCCGGCGCGCCCTCGAAATCGGCATGGATCTGTCCCGGCAACTTCATTCAATAATTTCAGTCGTCACAGTTGTCGAACCCCCTTATCTGCATGGTAGATCATCGTCGGATGGTGAGTGGGAACGTTATATATTAAACCAGGTGCGTGAGCTGTCGCGGGTCCATAACACCAGGGTGGAGGAGCATGTGCGCCACGGCAACCCGGTCAAAGAGATCCTGGCCATTGCCTGCGACTATCAGCTTCTGGTGATCGGCAGCGGTGAAAAGGAAACCGGTTTGTTTTCCATTGATGTGACGGACATATTGGCTGACAAGGCCCCATGTTCGGTACTGCTGGCATAG
- a CDS encoding cation:proton antiporter, translated as MVIYSAWALVLVSLGAAFLPSMSRWTRMPSIVMEILFGVIIGKSFLNFQFGGDWLPFLAHLGFLLLMFHAGMEINFQMLRKLSVKMFGIQITIFAATIILSMGAAFLMGQGIYLGLVLSTTSLGLVVPTLRDTDATQSPLGQNTLIAATLADFLTLFAITFYILWHEKGFSWEFLRPLPLFIGFGVMLKLIQFLVWWYPEKAGRLLADRDSQELGVRFSLALLFLFVALSELARLEPVLGAFLGGTMLSIVFREKTQLELKLSGFGYGFLVPLFFIHVGMQFDIANVLSVQQLLFTAKLLGFAALVKLLPSLLFVFSGLSVFKSLTVGVLMTSRLSLIIVAATIGLEFGFITEAFKDAIILLAVITCLLGPSLFKVLHRPDNQSKDKGPGIDKGKLNAGWMRQ; from the coding sequence ATGGTCATTTATTCCGCGTGGGCGCTTGTCCTGGTGTCGTTGGGGGCTGCTTTTTTGCCGAGCATGAGTCGATGGACCCGGATGCCTTCGATAGTGATGGAAATTCTCTTCGGCGTAATAATCGGCAAGAGCTTTCTCAACTTTCAATTCGGGGGAGACTGGCTTCCCTTCCTGGCCCATCTCGGGTTTTTGCTTCTGATGTTCCACGCCGGCATGGAAATCAACTTCCAGATGCTCAGGAAACTGAGTGTCAAAATGTTCGGCATTCAGATCACCATATTTGCTGCCACCATCATCCTTTCAATGGGGGCCGCTTTCCTAATGGGTCAGGGGATATATCTGGGGTTGGTGTTATCCACTACCTCTTTGGGCCTTGTGGTTCCCACCCTGAGGGATACGGATGCTACCCAATCCCCACTGGGTCAAAACACATTGATCGCCGCCACGCTGGCTGACTTCTTGACCCTTTTCGCCATCACCTTTTATATCTTATGGCACGAGAAGGGGTTTAGCTGGGAATTTTTAAGACCGCTGCCGCTGTTTATCGGATTCGGCGTCATGCTCAAGCTGATTCAATTCCTGGTGTGGTGGTATCCCGAAAAGGCAGGTCGCCTGCTCGCAGATCGGGATTCACAGGAGCTGGGTGTGCGCTTCTCGCTGGCCCTGTTGTTCTTGTTTGTAGCGCTTTCCGAACTGGCCCGTCTGGAACCGGTCCTGGGTGCGTTTCTGGGCGGCACTATGCTGTCGATCGTATTCAGAGAAAAAACACAATTGGAACTCAAACTGTCGGGTTTTGGATACGGTTTCTTGGTGCCGCTCTTTTTCATTCATGTCGGCATGCAGTTCGATATAGCCAACGTGCTTTCTGTCCAACAGCTTCTGTTTACCGCCAAACTGTTGGGGTTCGCTGCCCTGGTAAAGTTACTGCCGAGCCTCCTTTTTGTTTTCAGTGGATTGTCTGTGTTCAAATCGCTGACCGTAGGGGTGCTGATGACCTCCCGTCTGAGCCTGATCATCGTGGCGGCCACCATCGGGCTTGAATTTGGATTTATTACCGAGGCCTTCAAGGATGCCATCATCCTGCTGGCGGTGATTACCTGTCTCCTGGGACCCAGCCTGTTCAAGGTATTGCATCGGCCCGATAATCAATCAAAAGACAAAGGACCCGGCATCGATAAAGGAAAATTGAACGCCGGGTGGATGAGGCAATAG